In Yamadazyma tenuis chromosome 7, complete sequence, the sequence CAACCAccttcttgatgaagatattggaAGGCACATCGTCCACTGTTCCAATCGAATGGGTAAGCTCATCAGAGAACTCTTCGTCgtcaatcaagttcaattcTCCCGGTTTAGCAGTctcaatcttcaaaagGACCAGCCCATCGGAGTCTTTAACAGTAGACCGGGTGACTCTAACCAACGTATATTCATTCACACCAAATAACGTGTGGACGGCCGTGtccaatgagttgaacGTAGCCAATGGGTGGCCTTTGCTGGAGCGAGGCCGGTCTTTACTGGATGCTTGGGTGAAcgtcttcaacactttatTTGAAAAGACCGACAAGTCTACCAAGTTGTTATCGATGAGCTGCACCGGCTTTGCCTGCAAGCGAACATCTGCCAAGTGCTCagtattgttgatgatcaGGGCCTGGGTTTCACCCGGTTCATTGGAGTGGTACACCAGCAAAGTCTGTTTGCGGTTTGCGTGCGGAGTCAACCAATTGTACAAAACTAACAAGTTGGGAGCCAACGTCAACTTGATCCTCAATCCCGCCTCAAGTGACTTCATGTGAAGCTTCGAGCCGTGGGTGGTCAGGTCTTTGGACGTTGATTTTCGCCGAACCGATATTTGCACCAACTCCTTTGCAAGGAGCCGTTTGTTGAGAATGGCTTTGGGAACAACCGACAGCCTCTTCAACAGGTGGAATCGCAGACCGTCTTTGGAGCGTTGGGCCATTTCCTTTTCGATGTTGTGCTCGACTTTATCAGCCACTCCAATCTCAGGTTCTAtgtccaacttggagaaatcGGGCCCATCGGCACCGGACAGCACCGACGTTCTGGAGCTGCTGGCAGTGTTCGACGACAACCGCAGCGAAGAGGGGGCAGAAAAGATGGAATTGTCTTCTCCCAGGTCATCGCTGTAGTTTAAAAGATCATGTATTCTCGACATGATTGTCTAGGATTGTCTTAGACTGCAACACAAGAGATGTGTGCGTGGATATAGTTGAAGGTTTGTTTCTCTTTTAAAATTCAATTGAATACTCAGGGTAGAACAAAAAAACTGAAGGAAATAAGGGGAAATATGGGCGATGGGTAGTAGGTGTCGCAGTAAGTTCGCGGTGAATCAATTAATCTAGTTTGTGTCACGGTGGTTTTCTCTATAGTAGTAATAGGAGGTGGTTTTGGAGATACGGGTTAAAGTATCAGAAAAAAAGCAGGTGTTACTTTATGTTTAAAAAATTGTCCGATCCTGATATCTCAATTTATTTGAGCAACTGTCGTTTTGTTTTTGTCTCACGCATATGCAGGAGCGATGTCTCAGATATGGGTTTTTCATAGGTGGGGGTTGATTCAAAAGGGGTTTAACAACCGTGAATAGTTCCAGAAATAGACGGGGTACCGTCCCGGAATTTCTGGCTGGCTGATGAATCTATCTGCTTGTTTTTAGGGGCCTTCAAACGGTAGTTAGTGCCATAAGCGAAG encodes:
- a CDS encoding uncharacterized protein (EggNog:ENOG503PFEC), whose protein sequence is MSRIHDLLNYSDDSGEDNSIFSAPSSSRLSSNTASSSRTSVSSGADGPDFSKLDIEPEIGVADKVEHNIEKEMAQRSKDGSRFHSLKRSSVVPKAILNKRLLAKELVQISVRRKSTSKDSTTHGSKLHMKSLEAGLRIKLTLAPNLLVLYNWLTPHANRKQTLSVYHSNEPGETQASIINNTEHLADVRLQAKPVQLIDNNLVDLSVFSNKVLKTFTQASSKDRPRSSKGHPLATFNSLDTAVHTLFGVNEYTLVRVTRSTVKDSDGSVLLKIETAKPGELNLIDDEEFSDELTHSIGTVDDVPSNIFIKKVVARPRYKSDMKIYLVPGCADSCLYVDQRMFERDMINGVVDIKLPFYKNVYCAFEYSETLEIVQNLVRQLKEQSMVVQEPLVAAKFGSFSIKSSRSKILLPPLHSSRTKAADGMSSSLSLPELHERNPLDVLVEATESFAEEDLLRASANVSPNRVHGSPR